A region from the Nocardia terpenica genome encodes:
- the gmk gene encoding guanylate kinase, with product MVEHTRKGRLVVLVGPSAVGKSTVVRCVRERLPELVFSVSATTRAPRPGEVDGRDYRFVTRAEFDTMIEQGELLEWADIHGGLQRSGTPAGPVRDAIAAGKPVLVEVDLEGARSIRKEIPAALLVFLAPPSWDELVARLTARGTESPEVIERRLQTAKTELAACDEFDITIVNDEVTSACEQLVSLFISTKSR from the coding sequence GTGGTCGAACACACGCGGAAGGGTCGGCTGGTAGTACTGGTCGGCCCCTCGGCCGTCGGCAAGTCGACGGTGGTCCGTTGCGTCCGCGAACGGCTGCCGGAGCTGGTGTTCAGTGTGTCGGCCACCACCCGGGCCCCCCGGCCCGGGGAGGTCGACGGCCGGGACTACCGGTTCGTGACCCGGGCCGAGTTCGACACCATGATCGAACAGGGGGAACTGCTCGAGTGGGCCGATATTCACGGCGGCCTGCAGCGGTCGGGAACCCCGGCCGGGCCGGTCCGCGACGCCATCGCGGCCGGCAAACCGGTCCTGGTCGAGGTGGATCTGGAGGGCGCCCGCTCGATCCGCAAGGAGATCCCGGCGGCACTGCTGGTGTTTCTGGCCCCGCCCAGCTGGGACGAGCTGGTGGCCCGGCTGACCGCCCGCGGGACCGAATCGCCCGAGGTGATCGAACGCCGGCTGCAGACCGCGAAAACCGAACTCGCGGCCTGTGACGAGTTCGACATCACCATCGTGAACGACGAGGTGACCAGCGCCTGTGAGCAGTTGG